In Roseisolibacter agri, the following proteins share a genomic window:
- a CDS encoding Nif3-like dinuclear metal center hexameric protein, with product MTATLDAIVAHLDATLRTPEIPDYSGALNGLQVANAGTVSRVAAAVDFSRPAIEGAIAAGASLLLVHHGMFWNGAQPFVGAAYERMRLLLAHGLAVYGSHIPLDVHPTLGNNARLASLLGLAPSGGFLRYKNIEVGLSGESDLDTAELAARATAFAARYGHTTVHTPIAPGRRTRRWGMCTGGGASIDSLREASERGLDTLIVGEGPHHTAVEAVERGIVVIYAGHYATETLGVQALGEEIERTFGVPWSFVGEPTGL from the coding sequence ATGACCGCCACGCTCGACGCGATCGTCGCGCACCTCGACGCGACGCTGCGCACCCCCGAGATCCCCGACTACTCGGGCGCGCTGAACGGCCTGCAGGTCGCGAACGCGGGTACGGTGTCGCGCGTCGCCGCGGCGGTGGACTTCTCGCGCCCCGCCATCGAGGGAGCGATCGCGGCCGGCGCATCGTTGCTGCTCGTGCACCACGGGATGTTCTGGAACGGCGCGCAGCCGTTCGTCGGCGCCGCGTACGAGCGCATGCGACTGCTGCTGGCGCACGGCCTCGCGGTCTACGGCTCGCACATCCCGCTCGACGTGCATCCCACCCTCGGCAACAACGCGCGCCTCGCGTCGTTGCTCGGCCTCGCGCCGAGTGGTGGGTTCTTGCGCTACAAGAACATCGAGGTGGGGCTGAGCGGCGAGTCGGACCTCGACACCGCGGAGCTGGCGGCGCGCGCCACCGCGTTCGCCGCGCGGTACGGCCACACGACCGTGCACACGCCCATCGCGCCGGGACGTCGCACGCGCCGCTGGGGGATGTGCACCGGCGGCGGCGCGTCGATCGACTCGCTGCGCGAGGCCTCGGAGCGCGGGCTCGATACGCTGATCGTCGGCGAGGGCCCGCACCACACCGCGGTCGAGGCGGTGGAGCGCGGGATCGTCGTGATCTACGCGGGCCACTACGCGACCGAGACGCTCGGCGTGCAGGCGCTCGGCGAGGAGATCGAGCGCACGTTCGGCGTGCCGTGGTCGTTCGTGGGCGAGCCGACGGGGCTCTGA
- a CDS encoding BMP family lipoprotein, with translation MAALAMAACGGDAKPKADSAASGDAPFRVALLTPGPISDQSWNAGAFNGLKAIKDSLDAQTSHIQTKTPAEFEENFRQYGAQGYALVFGHGFEFQDAALRVAPSYPKTIYVTTSGNSTAANVAGMTFAFEEASYLAGMVAGAMTKTNVVGAIGGTELPPVKASFAAFAAGAKAVNPKVRVLTSYIGNWDDVSAGKEQALAQIGQGADAVFQNADAAGLGIFQAAKERGVYAFGANSNQNGVAPDVILGSVVIDLPRAFLTVAREVKAGGFKPRVVDLGMKSGVVQLVYNPQLESRIPAATRAAVDSARVAIEAGTLKPLGDTPNWADVTKPAP, from the coding sequence GTGGCCGCGCTCGCCATGGCGGCCTGCGGCGGCGATGCGAAGCCGAAAGCCGACTCTGCCGCCAGCGGCGACGCGCCCTTCCGTGTGGCGCTCCTGACGCCGGGGCCGATCTCCGACCAGTCGTGGAACGCCGGCGCCTTCAACGGCCTCAAGGCGATCAAGGACTCGCTCGACGCCCAGACCAGCCACATCCAGACGAAGACGCCGGCGGAGTTCGAGGAGAACTTCCGGCAGTATGGCGCGCAGGGCTACGCGCTCGTCTTCGGCCACGGCTTCGAGTTCCAGGACGCCGCCCTCCGCGTGGCGCCGAGCTATCCCAAGACGATCTACGTGACGACGTCGGGGAACTCGACGGCGGCGAACGTGGCCGGGATGACCTTCGCCTTCGAGGAGGCCAGCTATCTCGCCGGGATGGTCGCGGGAGCGATGACGAAGACCAACGTCGTCGGCGCGATCGGCGGCACCGAGCTCCCGCCCGTGAAGGCGAGCTTCGCGGCCTTCGCCGCCGGCGCGAAGGCGGTGAACCCGAAGGTGCGCGTGCTGACCTCGTACATCGGCAACTGGGACGACGTCAGCGCCGGCAAGGAGCAGGCGCTCGCGCAGATCGGCCAGGGCGCCGACGCGGTCTTCCAGAACGCCGACGCCGCGGGCCTCGGCATCTTCCAGGCGGCCAAGGAGCGCGGCGTCTACGCGTTCGGCGCCAACTCCAACCAGAACGGCGTCGCGCCCGACGTGATCCTCGGCTCCGTCGTGATCGACCTGCCGCGCGCATTTCTCACCGTCGCGCGCGAGGTGAAGGCGGGCGGCTTCAAGCCGCGCGTCGTCGACCTCGGGATGAAGTCGGGCGTCGTGCAGCTCGTCTACAACCCGCAGCTCGAGTCGCGCATCCCCGCCGCCACGCGCGCCGCCGTCGACAGCGCGCGCGTCGCGATCGAGGCGGGCACGCTCAAGCCGCTCGGCGACACGCCCAACTGGGCCGACGTCACGAAGCCCGCGCCATGA
- a CDS encoding ParB/RepB/Spo0J family partition protein, whose product MSAPDKQPRRLGRGLEALLATRQAVEQPTPEDRSALKSLPLGQIRPNPYQPRKEFRAEDLADLEASLRATGLLQPVTVRRARDGRGYELIAGERRFRAATRLGWPEIPAIVKEIDDQTLLTLAMVENLQRADLNPIEEAEGYQRLSEEFNLTQQQMAEVVGKDRTTIANCMRLLGLPASVRRMVSDGSLTSGHARPLLALGREHVIVDLAKEIAAKGLSVREVERRVRESAGRPAKPADVAGTRDTRPAEVRRIEDHLRRHFGTDVSITLSDAAKGEIRISFYSADDFDRVIELFGTRPD is encoded by the coding sequence ATGAGCGCCCCTGACAAGCAGCCGCGACGCCTCGGCCGCGGCCTCGAGGCGCTCCTCGCGACGCGGCAGGCGGTCGAGCAGCCGACCCCCGAAGACCGCTCCGCTCTCAAGAGCCTCCCACTCGGCCAGATCCGTCCGAACCCGTACCAGCCCCGCAAGGAGTTCCGCGCGGAGGACCTGGCCGACCTCGAGGCGAGCCTCCGGGCGACCGGGCTGCTCCAGCCCGTCACCGTCCGCCGCGCGCGCGATGGGCGCGGCTACGAGCTGATCGCCGGCGAGCGGCGCTTCCGCGCTGCGACGCGCCTGGGCTGGCCCGAGATCCCGGCGATCGTCAAGGAGATCGACGACCAGACGCTCCTAACGCTGGCGATGGTCGAGAACCTCCAGCGCGCCGATCTCAACCCGATCGAAGAGGCCGAGGGCTACCAGCGGCTGTCCGAGGAGTTCAACCTCACCCAGCAGCAGATGGCCGAGGTCGTCGGGAAGGACCGGACGACGATCGCTAACTGCATGCGGCTCCTGGGTTTGCCCGCTTCTGTCCGGCGCATGGTGTCCGACGGCTCGCTCACCAGCGGCCACGCCCGCCCACTCCTCGCCCTCGGCCGCGAGCACGTGATCGTCGACCTCGCCAAGGAGATCGCGGCCAAGGGCCTGAGCGTCCGCGAGGTCGAGCGCCGCGTCCGCGAGAGCGCCGGCCGGCCCGCCAAGCCCGCCGACGTCGCCGGCACCCGCGACACGCGCCCGGCCGAGGTGCGCCGGATCGAGGACCACCTCCGCCGGCACTTCGGGACGGACGTGAGCATCACCCTCAGCGACGCCGCCAAGGGCGAGATCCGGATCTCCTTCTACTCCGCCGACGACTTCGACCGCGTGATCGAGCTCTTCGGAACCCGGCCGGACTGA
- a CDS encoding ParA family protein, with amino-acid sequence MTRVIAIANQKGGVGKTTSAVNLAASLAVAEQRTLLIDGDPQGNATSGIGISRDALGATLYDVLLGEATIDEALHRGVQFGHLDVLPATPDLAGAEVELVDRPNRSELMRSALAPVLDRYDYVLIDCPPSLGLITLNMLAAADALLIPVQCEYYALEGLSQLLNTVHLVQQGVNPRLAIDGVLLTMFDNRLNLSRQVATDAREYFGAKVFQNVIPRNVRLAEAPSFGKPIILYDVASIGAQAYLQVAQELIARTTSGALAAATTPAA; translated from the coding sequence GTGACCCGCGTCATCGCCATCGCGAACCAGAAAGGCGGGGTCGGTAAGACGACCTCCGCCGTCAACCTCGCCGCCTCCCTCGCGGTGGCCGAACAGCGCACGCTGCTCATCGACGGCGACCCGCAGGGGAACGCCACCAGCGGCATCGGCATCAGTCGCGACGCGCTCGGCGCCACGCTCTACGACGTGCTCCTGGGCGAGGCCACGATCGACGAGGCGCTCCACCGCGGCGTCCAGTTCGGCCACCTCGACGTCCTCCCCGCGACCCCCGATCTCGCGGGCGCGGAAGTCGAGCTCGTCGACCGGCCCAACCGCAGCGAGCTGATGCGCTCGGCCCTGGCGCCGGTCCTCGATCGCTACGACTACGTCCTGATCGACTGCCCGCCCTCGCTCGGCCTCATCACGCTCAACATGCTGGCCGCCGCCGACGCGCTGCTCATCCCCGTCCAGTGCGAGTACTACGCGCTCGAAGGGCTCTCGCAGCTGCTCAACACGGTGCACCTGGTCCAGCAGGGCGTGAACCCCCGCCTCGCCATCGACGGCGTCCTGCTGACGATGTTCGACAACCGCCTCAACCTCTCGCGCCAGGTCGCCACCGACGCCCGCGAGTACTTCGGCGCCAAGGTCTTCCAGAACGTCATCCCGAGAAACGTCCGTTTGGCGGAGGCGCCCAGCTTCGGGAAGCCGATCATCCTCTACGACGTGGCCTCGATCGGCGCGCAGGCCTACCTCCAGGTCGCCCAGGAGCTCATCGCCCGCACCACGAGCGGCGCCCTCGCGGCCGCCACCACGCCCGCCGCATGA
- a CDS encoding SIMPL domain-containing protein, with amino-acid sequence MRLASFVVASSLASSLTLAGPRAAMAQAPAPAPVAVIPSAGIAVSAVGEEQITPDRARLSIGVQTQAATAADASTRNARLQRAIFDTLRALGIASEQLTTSGYNVFPEQVYDQPTRRTRITGYNVQNTVIVELRRIDQVGPVLDAVLSKGANLVSSLQFYSSEGEAARRRALSKAVERARADAEAMARAAGGQLGGLLELSSVYEPVRPRPMDMAVRAMAAEAGAQTPISEGTQTVAATVTARWAFVPR; translated from the coding sequence ATGCGCCTCGCCTCGTTCGTCGTTGCCAGCTCGCTCGCCAGCTCGCTGACCCTTGCCGGCCCCCGCGCCGCCATGGCGCAGGCCCCTGCCCCGGCGCCTGTGGCCGTGATCCCCTCGGCCGGCATCGCGGTGTCCGCGGTCGGCGAGGAGCAGATCACCCCCGACCGCGCCCGGCTCTCGATCGGCGTCCAGACGCAGGCCGCGACGGCCGCGGACGCCTCCACGCGCAACGCGCGGCTGCAGCGGGCGATCTTCGACACGCTGCGGGCGCTGGGGATCGCCAGCGAGCAGCTGACGACGAGCGGCTACAACGTCTTCCCCGAGCAGGTCTACGACCAGCCGACGCGCCGGACGCGGATCACGGGCTACAACGTCCAGAACACGGTGATCGTGGAGCTGCGCCGCATCGACCAGGTGGGCCCGGTGCTGGACGCGGTGCTCTCGAAGGGGGCGAACCTGGTCTCCTCGCTCCAGTTCTACTCCTCCGAGGGCGAGGCCGCGCGGCGCCGGGCGCTGTCGAAGGCGGTCGAGCGCGCGCGGGCGGACGCGGAGGCGATGGCGCGGGCGGCCGGTGGTCAGCTCGGGGGCTTGCTGGAGCTGTCGTCGGTCTACGAGCCGGTGCGCCCGCGGCCGATGGACATGGCGGTGCGTGCGATGGCCGCGGAGGCGGGGGCGCAGACTCCGATCTCGGAGGGGACGCAGACGGTGGCGGCGACGGTGACGGCGCGGTGGGCGTTCGTGCCCCGGTGA